The following proteins come from a genomic window of Brachyspira pilosicoli:
- the rfbD gene encoding dTDP-4-dehydrorhamnose reductase, translating to MIWIIGKNGMLAQDILDTFNKNNIEYIATASDIDVTNIDILNNFSKNKNIKTIINCSAYTKVDLAEDEKDICFKINGEGVKNITEIASKIKADLIHFSTDYVFDGQNTKPYTEEDKTNPINIYGKSKLEGENYALSYNQSTVIRVSWLYGINGNNFVKTMIKLMNTKESIKVVNDQFGSPTFTQDVSEAVLNFINQNNYGLYHYTNEGNISWYDFANSIYKIGKKYNVIDNDCAINPCTTEEYPTKAQRPKYSVLSIEKIRKYAKIYEYEHSLNNFFNAYKNK from the coding sequence ATGATTTGGATAATTGGTAAAAATGGAATGCTCGCTCAAGATATACTTGATACATTCAATAAAAATAATATAGAATATATTGCAACAGCTTCCGATATAGATGTTACTAATATTGATATACTTAATAATTTTTCAAAAAATAAAAATATAAAAACTATAATAAATTGTTCAGCATATACAAAAGTAGATTTAGCAGAAGATGAAAAAGATATTTGCTTCAAAATAAATGGAGAAGGTGTAAAAAACATTACAGAAATAGCATCTAAGATAAAAGCAGATTTAATTCATTTTTCTACTGATTATGTATTTGACGGACAAAATACAAAACCATATACAGAAGAAGATAAAACTAATCCTATTAATATTTATGGTAAAAGTAAATTAGAAGGTGAAAACTACGCTTTGTCTTACAATCAATCTACTGTTATAAGAGTTTCTTGGTTATATGGAATTAATGGAAATAATTTTGTAAAAACTATGATTAAGCTTATGAATACTAAAGAAAGCATAAAAGTGGTTAATGATCAATTTGGTTCTCCTACTTTTACTCAAGATGTTTCTGAAGCAGTTTTAAATTTCATTAATCAAAATAACTATGGACTTTATCATTATACTAATGAAGGAAATATTTCTTGGTATGATTTTGCTAACAGCATATACAAAATAGGAAAAAAATATAATGTCATAGATAATGATTGTGCAATCAATCCATGCACTACAGAAGAATATCCAACAAAAGCTCAAAGACCTAAATATAGTGTATTATCTATAGAAAAAATTAGAAAATATGCTAAAATATATGAGTATGAGCATAGTTTAAATAATTTCTTTAACGCTTATAAAAATAAATAA
- the rfbC gene encoding dTDP-4-dehydrorhamnose 3,5-epimerase — MPFTFKKLDIEGLFIAEPRVFGDNRGYFLETYSEKDFFEAGIKEKFVQDNQSKSTKNVLRGLHYQKKYCQAKLVRVLEGEVFDVAVDLRNNSPTFGRYYGVLLTEENKKQFFIPKGFAHGFIVLSESAVFAYKCSDFYHPEEEGGIIYNDKNINIDWTCDIKDVLVSDKDLKLPTFDKNKKYFSLDGNWIGE, encoded by the coding sequence ATGCCATTTACTTTTAAAAAATTAGATATAGAAGGCCTTTTCATAGCAGAACCTCGCGTTTTTGGGGATAATAGGGGTTATTTTCTAGAAACTTACAGTGAAAAAGATTTTTTTGAAGCTGGAATTAAAGAAAAATTTGTTCAAGATAATCAATCAAAATCTACAAAAAATGTATTGAGAGGGCTTCATTATCAGAAGAAATATTGTCAAGCTAAATTAGTAAGAGTATTAGAAGGCGAAGTATTTGATGTTGCAGTAGATTTGAGGAATAATTCTCCAACTTTTGGAAGATATTACGGAGTATTATTGACAGAAGAAAATAAAAAACAGTTTTTCATTCCTAAAGGCTTTGCTCATGGATTTATTGTTTTAAGTGAATCAGCTGTTTTTGCTTATAAATGTTCTGACTTTTATCACCCTGAAGAAGAAGGCGGAATAATTTATAATGATAAAAATATTAATATAGATTGGACTTGTGATATTAAAGATGTATTAGTATCTGATAAAGATTTAAAATTACCTACATTTGATAAAAATAAAAAATATTTCTCATTAGATGGAAATTGGATTGGAGAATAA